The Thermoleophilia bacterium genome includes the window GGAAACCCGAGCTGCTGGTGGCCGATCATAAGACCATCGAAGACTACCGTCCCATCTGACTTCATGCTGAGGCGCAAATGGGGCGGATGATGAATATATTGGTCATACTTTCCGCTCATGCTCGTCTCCATTGGTTACATTACCGATCCGCCTGAGACATGGAACACCTGTCCAGTCACATAGCTTGTAATGTCCGAGGCGAGGATCGCAATAGCATTTGCCATATCCCGCGCAGTGCCAAACCGGCCAAGCGGAAACTCACCCATGATGGCTGCCTGTCTTCTTTTCATCTCCTCTGGGGAAATGTTGGGGTCGGGCTCTCTTAGAATGGCTCCGAAGTTAGTGGGCACAGGACCGGGTGCCACACAGTTAACCCGAATTCCGTTTTTTCCTTCTACATACGCCAACTGCTTGGTGAACAAGTCGACGGCGTATTTGGAGATGGCGTACATACCCACCCCCATTTGGTACTGATGCGTGCTTCCCGAACCCACGTTCACGATGACCCCGTAGCCTCGTTCGCGCATATGAGGGACCACCGCCTGGGTGACGTTCATCGTGCCAATCAGGTTTAACTTAAGCTGCTTTTCCCAGACTGTAGGATCTTGCTTTTCGATGGGTACGTTGTCCTTGTGCAGGATAGCTCCGGCCACATTGCAGAGGATGTCAATCCGCCCAAATTCTTCGAGGACTTTCTGGACCATAGCTTTGACGGCCGCATTGTCAGTGATGTCGGCGCTTAGGGCAATACATCTTGGGCCCAAGCTGCGCACGGTTTCTGCGGTCTTGGCCAGGTTCTCCTCATCAATGTCTGTTACGGCGATGGCCTCGATCCCTTCCTCGGCCAACACCAAGGCCGTCTCTCTCCCTATCCCCACCTGGCTAGCTGCGCCCGTTACGAGGGCCACTTTGTTCTTGAAACCCAGATCCATGTTCGCGACTCCCTGCTTGTAGTGATTATGGCCACAGCACTTGGGCTATGTCATCGAGACCCAGCTCAAGCAGTTTGGCCTTGCTCGGCTTGCCCGTCTTCGTATCCCAGTCCATCTCGACCAGGTACTGATCGTAAATCTCCTCGTGCGTGAAGGTGATGCCGGCTCGTGGGCCCACGGTCTTGGGCGGTACGCCTCTCATCCTATCGGGGTAGAGGAAAGGCGTCTGGACACCCTCTCTAATGTTGAAGGCCTGCCTGACGTTGGTGATTCTTTCACCGGTCTTAAGCAGCTCGTCTGCGCTGATGTCCTCCCAGCCGGTCAGGGCTCTCAGAGCTTCGAGCAGTTGGTCCACATGTGGATATGCTCCAATCACAAACTGGCAAAGCCCCATGGCGCTTGCTGCGTGCATGAAGTTGGTGCTGATCTTGTGGTAAAGGCCACGGCCGGTACGTTGCTCGCGTGGTATATCGGGTATATTCAAGCCTGGTGGGTGTTGCCCGCCTCCCTGATTGTGTCTTCCGGGGGTGGGGTCGCAGCCATAACCAATGGCAAATCCCCAACCGCCACGAGGGTCGTGACCAGCAATCTCTTGACCGCCAATGTGCATGGCATATTTCTCTGCGCCCCGACCAATCTTCTCGGCCGCGCGCTTTACGCCGTCGGCGATGATGTCGCCAAAGCCCTCACGCTTGGCCATCTTCTCGACCATTGCCACGATAGCCTTGTGATTGCCCCAGGTCATCTCAAGGCCGTCTGTGTCCGCCTGAGAAAGCACGCCGTTTTCATAACACTCAATGGTGAAGGCGATGCAAGCACCCGCAGAGATGGTGTCTAGGCCATAACGATTGCAGATGTCGGCGGCCAGGATGATGGAGTCAAGGTTTGAGTTCAGGAGGTTGCTCCCCAGCATAGCAAGCGTCTCGTACTCGGGTTTATGAGCGCCCTCCTCATACTTGTATTCGCCTGTTCCGGCTTTCATTAGGCCCCCGCAGGCAATGGGGCAACGCCAGCAGGCAAAGCGGCGCATCTGCTTTTCTAATACCGCTTGCCCTCCACAAGCTGCGTAGTCGGGAAGATCGACGGTAACCACACCGGCCCAATTCTTGGCTGGAGCGTCGTCGATTATGCAGCACATCTCGAATATGCCGGGGGTGCCGGTTTCGTGTAGCTGCTCAGCATGGCCGGTAAGGGCGGCCACGTGCTTTTTTCTGAGCTCTTTCATTAACTCGGGGTTGTAGGCCGGCGGGATGAGATTGCCCTGGGCCACGATAGCCTTTAGACGCTTGGAGCCCATGACCGCGCCGAGACCTGAACGGGCCGCGGCTCGGCCCTTATTGTTGATTACCCCGCTAATTAGAGCGAGCTTCTCGCTCGCTGGACCGATGCAGGCTACCTCCAGGTTCTTGCCGTGTTTGGCGCGCAAGATATCTTCAGTTTCTACAGTGTCTTTCCCCCAAATCTCTGCGGCGTCCAGGAGTTGGGCCTCCCCATTGTGAAGGTAAAGGTAGACCGGTTTCTCGGAAATTCCGGTGAAAAAGACGGCGTCGTAACCAGCGAACTTAAGCTGCGGGCCAAAGCTCCCTCCCGAGTTGGCGTCCCCCCATCCTCCGGTGAGAGGAGATTTGCCGACTACTGTGTAGCGGGAGCCGCCGACTACGTCGGTGCCAGTGGTTATGCCGGTCACAAAACCCAACGTGGCGTCGGGGCCTAGGGGATCTACTCCTGGCTTTTGCCGGTCCCAGAGCACTCGCGCGCCTAGCCCGTATCCGCCCAGGTATTTGCGGGCGGCCTGTTCGTCGAAAGTATCTACGGTTATCTCGTGGGTTGTAAGATCCACCCAGAGGATTTTCTCCATAGCTCCAAAAGCCAACGCCTACCTCCTTAGCTCGATGACGCCGTATTTATGACTATGGTCTTTATGACCCACTCAGACATCCGTTTGGCTTAGTTACTTGCCGGTCACACTGGGAAGCCATGTCGCTAGCCCCGGGATAAGGAACAGGAGCACTACCATCAGCAGCCCGAGGGCAAAGAACGGCATGGAAGAACGAAACACCTGCCCCAGGGTAGCATGTGGTGGTGCTATAGCCTTCATAGTGTAAACATCCAGTCCAAACGGCGGAGATATCAGACCAAGCTGGATGTTAAGGAGAGAAACGACCCCGTACCAGATCAGATCGTACCCGAGGGCCTTAGCCAGCGGGAAGAAGATTGGCACCGTGATCATAACGATGCTGGCCGGATCCATGAACATGCCGAGGAAGATAAGAATCACTTGAGTAGCGATGATTATGTAGATGGGGGCAATGTTGGCGCCTGTGGCCATATCGATCAGCTTTTGAATGGCCCCGGTGGTGGCCAGGATGCGGCTGAAGCTAATTGAGCCCACCACAATGAACATAACCATGACGGTGACGCGTACGCAGCTCATGGCGGATTTCGTTACCGTTTTCCAGCTTAACTGTCGGTAGAAAGCCGCCAGGACAAAGCAGGCTAACACGCCTAGAGCCGCTGCCTCACTCGGGGTGGCCACACCCAGGTATATGCTTCCGATCACCGCCAGAATGACAATGCCGATTGGGAGGATGTGGAATGTAAACGTGCGAAGCTTGTCTGTGAGGGAGACCTTTTCCACCTCGTAGGTGGGGGCAAGCGAAGGATCAAGTTTGCAACGTATCATGATGTAGAGGGCAAAGAGAATGGCCAGAAGCACACCGGGGATGATAATGGCCATGAGCAGCTTCCCTACTGAAATTTGCCCGATGGCTCCCAAAAAGACGGCAAGCGCGCTCGGTGGGATCAGAATGGCTAGGGTCCCGCTGGTGACGATGGGACCGTAAATCATAGCTGGTTTGTATCCTCGCGCTTCCATTTCGGGTACTAGTACCCGTCCAAGGATGCCAATCGATCCTCCACTGATGCCAATCATCGTCCCCAGAAGGACGCCGGACCCTACGGCGAGTAGGCTTAAGCGGCCGGGCACCTTGCCTAGGAGCTTGTCTACCGCGCCCACTATTCGTGCGCCTGCTCCCGAAGAGAAGATGACGTCTCCCATCAGCACAAAAAGCGGGATGGGTAAAAACGCATAGTTTGCTACCGCGCTGTAAAAGCTCATTGCCAGCTGATCAAGACCCGGCGCCCCGCCCCAAAACAGGACAGAACCAATGATGCACGTGAAGGTGAAAGCGAAACATATGGGCATGCCAGTCATCATGATGACAATGAGGCAACCAAACATGATAAGCAGTGACGCCAACCATTCCATGGCTGCCTCCTACTCTGCTTTACCAGCTGGAGGCTGGGTCTCCGCTGGGGTCGGGGGACTGGTCTGCCGGTAGGCTTTAAAGTAGTTGACCGCGTGCCTTACTGCCTGGATTGTCAGCACCAGAAACGATATGGGAATGATCATCTCGATGGGCCACTTAACCGGATTAAGCACAGTAGCCAAGATGAAGTGGTTGAGGTAGTCGTTGATAGTTAGCCGCGCGGTCAGAAAAAGACATAGGAGGCACAGGGCAACTACTACGCATGAAGTGGCGAAGTTAAGCAAGTTCTGGGCTCTCTTTGAAAGCATTCCAAGAATGGATTCCATCCTTACATGCCCGTGGTCGCGGTAGATGGCGGCTGTGCCAAGAAAGGTAAGCCACACCATCGTGTAGGTCAGAAGCTCATACAAAGGTGCCCAGGTGAAGTCGACTGTCTTTCTGATGATTACGTCCTGTGCTATGGCCAAAGTGTCGAGAAGGATCAAGATGGCCGAGAGCAGCAGGAGAAAGTTAACAAGCTTGTCAAAAGCTCGGCCAGCTTTCTGTAAGAAGCGCATGTCACTAACCTCTCACAGGTTGGTTGAAGTACGCGCAAGCAGAGAAGCAGAGGGCGCGAAGCGGCCCTGGACAGGGCCGCTTCGCGCCCTCACTTGGGTCTTGCCTGGTTCCGCAGGATGGCAAACCACCCCGATCCGCCTAGCCTACGACCTGTCTAGCCTATGGCTGGCTAATCCAGGCACCTTTACTTGGCGCGCTCAAAGTCTGGATTCACGAGCCATTCCTTGAGCTTGGGGCCAATCTCGGGCCACCTCGCGATGTCTTCGGCCCACATCGACTCGCGGTACTTCAGATAGAACTGCTTTGACTCCTCAGGCGACAGGTGAATGATCTTAATACCCGCAGCTTCAAGATCTGCCTTTACCTTTTCCACTGTCTTGTGGAAGTGGTCCGCCATGTCAATCTCGGTTTGAATCATGGCTTGGGTGAGCACGGCCTTTTGTTTCTCAGTGAGGCTCTCCCACTTCTTGAGGTTCATGATCATCATGCCGCCGCAGGAGCTGAACGGCTCGTCCAGCATAGCCTTGGTCACAGGCGTGAGTCCGAAGTCCTGAATGCCGGGGATGCCGATGTTGTAGCCGTCGACTGTCCCGCGCTCCATGGCTGTGAAGTACTCAGTAAAGTCTATGGGCACGCAGACTGCGCCGAGGGCCTCAATGAAGGAACGGTTGGAACCGCCGGTGGCTGCGATCTTGAGCCCCTTCAAGTCAGCTAGGCCGTTGATAACCTTGCCGAGGTAAATGACCGTCTGCTCCTGGGGACGAGACGAGACAGAGGCCCCCAAGTACTTGATGCCGTTCTTAGCAAATTCTTCCTCGTAGTACTTAAAGGCTGGGTTGCCGTTGCGCAGCTCTGGCGGGCTGTATTCAGCTCGCCCGATGGTGCTGCATCCGGGGACCATGGTGTCGCAATAGGCGGACATTACGCTCGCGATATCCATCGTGCCCCTTTGTACTGCAGCTGGCTGGTCCGGGGCGGGGATAGCCTCTGGGCCGTTGAACTTGATGGTCATCTTGCCAGCCGAGTATTCCTGGACCTTGTTAATGAAGTCGCGGTGCCAGTCGGCTCCCGGGGGAATATCGGGCAAGAAGCAGGCCATGGAAAGCTCGATAGGCTCTACATCAGCAATTACCTGAGGCCCCGACGCAGCTGTCGTTTCTGTAGATGGCGCAGTAGTCTCAGTGGGCGCAGCCGTAGTGGTTGTCGCGGGTGCTTGGGTGGTAGCGGTGGTAGCCGGTGCGGCTGTGGTTGTGGTGGCTTCTTCCTCTCCGCACGATACCGCCAGGATAGACAGCGCAAGTACACAGCAAATGGCTATTATGGCCAGTTTCCTCATGGTGCCCCCCAATCCTAAGATTGCCTGATTTTGCCAAGTCTGCCTGCTGACGTGGAAGTCATTTCTCGCAAGTGCCGAGATGTGCTCTGGTCCGCTCCAACCTCCTTTGCTCCCGTTTGCTGTCAAGCCGGAACCTGTTGATCAGTGCCTCCCGGTATCGCCAAGCGTATAGCGTGGTGCTCCCGGGCCGAGACTGCTACTCCGGCGCGCCCGACTATGTTAGTGAGGACTACTAGCACACGCTACTAGCGAATGCAACCGGTCTGTGTTATGTAGGACAGGTAATCGAGTTACTAGACAGCGTTCTTACCAGGGCAAGATGCTTCCCTCGGTACTGGGAATGAAAGGCGTGACACACAACATGGACTACCTTGACTTGCCCGCGGGCAAGAAAGAAAACACCAAGAAGGATGACGGTACTGGCCCTGAGGGCAACAGTTCGTCGCCACAGACCGGAACCACCCTCACCACCCACACCCGTGAGATCTCGGGAACTGTAGCTCGCAGTAGTGAGACCGCGGGAACAAACGGAGGAGGCAGCAAGAGGAGCTCCGTATCTCTGCGGTGGAAGACCATGAAGCCCGAACAAAAGAAGGAGGCGGTTATCAAAGCCGTACTGCGGGTGATAGCCAAACACGGGGTTCAAGGTACCACCACCGCTCGTATCGCTGCAGCTCTGGGGGTATCTGAGCCGACCATCTACCGAGTTTTCCCGAGCCGGCGGGAAATGCTTCTGGCTGCGGCGCAAAGTCTATGGCGGCAACGCCGTGAAGAGCTCGAGGCGTTTGTTCCAGTTGACGCTATGGACTATCTAAGGAAGTTATCTGCGCATCACACCGCTGGCATCCAGAAAACCAGAGTAACCCGGTATCTTTACGAGCTTTCGGTTGCGCGGCCTTCTGATGGACTCCGTGACTACTTGCGCGGGGAAATGATCGCCGAAGCAGAACGTCTTGCGGCTATTGTGGAGCAAGGACAAAAAGAAGGGTGCATCCGTGCAGACGTAGACCCCGGGGAAACAGCCTGGCGGATCATGACCGTTTACTGGCTTGAGGCTATGGCCCGGCTCCATGGGCTTGAGGACATTCTTCTCACCGGGTTTTCCACCCGGTTTTTCGACGGGATCCTAACCGACATTGCTGCCGCGCCTCTAGATGCACCAGGTGAGCAGCAAACTGTAGGGCAAAGTAGCGTCAAAGCGAGCGGTCTTGAGGGAGTGTGAATAGATGGATCACCAGTCTCCGCAAGTCTTGTACCAAGAGAGATTAAAGAGGATTGAGGACGCCATAGCACTGCGCCAGCCGGATAGAGTCCCGATCGTGATGTCTGCCGGATATTTTCTGGCTGATCTGGGAGGCATTACCAAACAGCAGCTGCTTGAGGACCCTGAACTTTGCCAACAGCTGCTAGAAAAGGCCGCCCTTGAATTTCAGCCTGATTCAATCTGGGGTCCTATGCCGGCGGATCCAACTCCCTCCCTTATTCTGGGGGACAGACAGAGCGCTTGGCCCGGACACCAGCTTTCGCCCAACAGCCAGTTCCAGTTCGTTGAAGGCGAATTCATGAAGGAAGACGAGTACGAGGAATTCCTGGAAGATCCCACCGACTGGACCATCCGCACCTATTTGCCGCGGGTGTTTGGGGCGCTTGAAAGCTTTGCGCAGCTGCCGCCTCCGATTCTGTTCCTGTTTGGCGGGGGTTTTGGCCTTTCTAATTTTGCAATGCTGACCTCAGGGGCATTCGCGGAGTCTTTCAAAGCTTTTGCCAAGGCCTTACAGGCGGTAGCCGAAGGCCATGAGCGGGCAGCCAGAAATCATGAGCGCATGGCGGCGTTGGGTTTTCCGCCGAGCTTCATGAACGGTCCGATTCTAACCGCTCCCTTCGACGTGATGTCTGATGCGGTTCGTGGGATGCGCGGCATTATGCTCGACGTTATTCGGCGTCCCGACAAGCTGCTTGCGGCGCAAGAAAAGGTGATGCGCTTTGAGCTTAAGTGGGCTCTTGATTTTTGCCGGGCTACGGGCGCAAAGAGAGCTTTTCTGCCTCTTCACAGGGGGTCGGATGGCTTCATGTCGCTGAAGCAGTTTGAGACCTTGTACTGGCCGCAGCTGAAGAAGGTTCTCGAGACCCTCATAGAGAACGGCGTGACCCCCGTGGTGTTCTACGAAGGCTGCTGGAATCAAAGACTGGAGTATCTAGCGGAGCTACCCAAGGGCAAGAGCGTAGGATGGTTCCAAGCAAGCGACATCTTCAAAGTCAAGGAAGTGCTTGGCGACACCATGTGCATCATGGGGGGGATGCCAAACTCGCTGCTTAAGGCTGGTCCTGCCGAGGAGGTGCGTGCGTTCACCAAACGCCTTTGCGAAGAGGTTGGCAAGGGCGGGGGATTCATCATGACCACCGCGGTTGGCGAATTGGCTGGCTGCGATCCGGATCTCATCAAGGTGTGGGTGGAGGCGACCAAGGAATTTGGGAAAGCTTAGCAAAGCACAGGAAAGCTTAGGAATGAAACCATGGACCTCAAGTTGAAGGATAAAGTTGCGCTCGTTACAGGAGCAGGGAGTCCCATAGGCTATGGCAGGGCAATTGCTCTCACCCTGGCCGAAGAGGGCTGTCGAGTTGCCTGTGCTGACCTACGACTTGACTGGGCAGAGGAGACCGCTGCCCTAATCAGAGAGGCAGGCGGCGAAGCCTTCGCAGTCAAGGTTGACGTGACCGACATGGCCCAGGTGGAGGCCATGGTGGAGGCGGTTGTTGCCCGATACGGGCGGATCGACATTCTCGTTAACAACGCTGGCAAAAGCAGCATCGACAAACCTTTCATGGAAAAGACCCGGGCAGACTGGGATCTCGATATTCAGGTGAATTTGTATGGCCAAATGAACGTGGCGCGCGCAGTGATTCCTCACATGGCCAGGCAAGGCTATGGGCGCATCATTAACACTTCCGGCGGGCAGGGCTTGCCGACCGTATCCACTTACGGAGCAGCCAAAGCAGGGGTGGAAGCATTTACACATTCGTTGGCCATGGAGGTTGCCTCCTTGGGGATCATCGTAAACGCCATTGCCCCGGGGCTGGGGGAGACCGGCCTGATTTCGGCCAGCGAAGAACACAAAGAGGGGTATCGGCGTATGTCGGCCCTAAAACGCCTTTGCACTCCAGCCGACGTGGCACCTGCGGTGGCGTTTCTAGCTTCGGATGTTTGTAGCTACATGGTTGGGCAGTGCCTCAGGTTGAGTACCCACTAGCAAGGAGTACCAGTCATGGCCATACGTCACTTTAGTCGTGACGATTGCACGGGATGCGGGATATGTGTCGCTGCGTGTCCCATGGATGTGCTTCGTCTGGATGAGGAAGCGCAGAAGGCAACCGTAAGCTATCCCGACGACTGCATCGCCTGCTGGGGTTGCGAGTCGTTCTGTCCGCAGGGTTGTTTCGATATTTCTCCCGAACGGGCCCGCGGGGAGCTACCCGCTCCTTACTGAGTCTCGCGGAGTAACAAAGGCGAGTGGGAAGGAAAGACATGAGAGGCTGGGATCAAACGCCGGTTAGGATTGCTGCCGATGTGCTGGTGCTGGGAGCGGGCGGTGCTGGCATGTGTGCGGCGCTTAAAGCGCGGGAAATCGGCGCTGATGTTCTGATGGTAGACAAGTGCGGCATCGGCTACAACGGGCAGGTGCCTATCGGGGGCGGCATACTCGCGTACATTTACCCCTCCTACGTAGAGACGTGGGTTGAGAAAGTTACCCGCCAGAGCCATTTCTTCAACAACCAGGAATGGACGTATCTCTTTGGCCGCTCAATGGACCCAGTTACTACTGAGCTTGCGAAGCTAGGGCTCACATTCTTGCGGAAAGAGGGCGAGATCGAGATTCTAACCTGGGGTCCAAATATCCATGTGACGCTATTTGACGCGCCCAAGTCCTTAGTGGCCCTAAAAAGAACAGCCGCCGCCCGGGGCGTGCGCATGATGGACAAGATTTTTGCTGTCGATCTGCTCAAGAAAGACGACCGTGTGGTAGGAGCGGTGGCCTTTGGGTTGGTAGATGGGCGGGTTTATGTTTTTGATGCCAAGGCAGTAATTGTTGCCACCGGGAACTGCGGCTACCAGCATGAAAAAACTTACAGCTCCGTCCAAGGCGAGGGCCCAGCTATGGGTTATCGAGCGGGGGCCAAACTCACCAACGCCGAGTTCAACAGCATGTACGTGTGGGGAGCTAAGGTCCTTGGCAAGGAGTTAATGGGCATCCATTACTACCTGTATCTCGAGAACGCCCGGGGAGAAAAGATTATGGGCAAGCACTATCCGGAGCTGATGGTAGGAAAGCATGCCGTCTACACCTTTGATCCTCGGGTTATTGACGCCATGTACAAAGAGGTCCAGGCTGGGCTAGGACCCATCTATCTAAACCTCACGGGGCTGAGCGAGGAAGAAATTGCAGGGCTTGCCGAAGACGTCGTGGAAGAACTCTCTCATCTTATGGCAAACGACTCCATGCGTTTGCTTCGGGAAAAGGCCGGCATTGATCCCACGAAAGAGCGCATCGAAATGTGGCCTCGTCTGTTGTACACGGGGGGCGGCATGCTGGTGGACACAGAGTGTCGAACGACTGTCCCAGGTCTTTGGGCGGCGGGGGGAGCGTGCAGCACCTTGTGGACTAACGGCGGCGGTGGTCAGGGCGGTCTAGGGGTACAGAACGCCGCGGTTACTGGATTTGTCGCTGGGGAGAGTGCAGCCAAATGGGCGGCGGAGACAACGCTTGTGCGCGCCGATGATGCCCATGTTGAGCAAGTTGTGGGGCGGATTATTGAGCCGCTTGTGCGGGAAGGGGCGGGCGACCCGTACGAGGTCACCTACCGAGTACATGAAGCAATAGTTCCCATGAAGTACAACCGCATCCGAGAGGCTACTAGGATGCGTGAGGCACTGGGGATCTTGGCGGATGCGCGCGAAAAACTGTCTCGTATAAGCGTCCGCAATTTCCACGATCTAGCCCGTTATCACTCAGCAGAAAGCATGCTGATGGCGGCGGAGTTTACCTACCAGGCTGCTTTAATGCGCCAGGAGAGCAGAAGCCAGCACTATAGAGAAGATTTCCCCGCGCGAGACGACGCAAATTGGCTTAAGTGGATCACGATCGAAAAGGGGGCAAACGGCCCCGAGCTTGGTGTTGTACCCGTGCCCTTGGAGAAGTACCCGCTCAAACCAGACTGGTGGCCAGCATTGAGCGGGAATTAGCTGGTAGTTGGATAGGCGGCCCTCAACGGTAAAGGAGGCGGGAAGAGCGCGATGGTAAGCAAAGAAAGACTGGCAGAGATAGTAGGGGCTGCGAATGTCAGCAGCGAGCCGGATGTTCTTGAGCAGTACGCCAGGGACGTGAGTTTTGTCAATCATACAAGACCGGCGTACGTGGTTAAGCCCCATACCGCCCAGGAGGTCAAGGACCTTGTCAAACTGGCCAACGAGAGCCGTACGCCTCTGGTGCCAGTGAGCTCGGGCCCACCGCACTTTCGGGGAGATACGGTGCCCACAGCGGGCGGGGCGGTGGTGGTAGACCTGAGTGAGATGAAACGCATCGTGTTTGTGGATCGCCCGCGCAGAGTGGCCATGGTTGAGCCAGGCGTGACCTTTGGAGAACTCATTCCGGCTGCCACCAAGGAAGGGATTAGGCTAAACATGCCTCTCTTGCCTAGAACGACCAAGACAGTCGTGGGCAGCATGTTAGAGAGGGAACCTGTGGTCATGCCCAAGTATCAGTGGGACATCTCCGATCCCTTGGCGTGCGTTGAGGTAATCTTCGGCACGGGTGACGACTTCCGCACGGGCCAGGCCGCTGGACCCGGCACCATCGAAGAGCAGTGGCAGGTCGGGGGAGTGCAGAAAGCCCCCTACGGGCCTCACATTACCGCGTGGCATAGGCTCATTCAGGGAGCTCAGGGAACCATCGGAATCGTGACCTGGGCCTCTTTGCGCTGTGAGCTGCTGCCTCGGTTACAGGAGCCTTACGTCGTAGCAAGTGCGCAGCTGGGACCTTTGGTGGAGATGGCAGCCTGGTTGATTCGGCTAAGGATGGCCAACGAGTGCTTCATTTTGTCGAATGCCAACCTGGCTGCGATCTTTGCCGAAGACTGGCCAAACGATTACGTCAAGCTAAAAGCCTCTCTGCCCTCTTGGACATTGTTCTACGTTCTGGCCGGCTACGAGTACTTCCCCGAAGAGAGGGTGGCGTCATATCAGAAGCAAGTCGTATCTCTTTGTCAGCGCCTAGCTCTGGAGCCGCTGCGGGCGGTGGGCGGACTTTCTGCGCGCAGCATCATGAAAGCTGTGCAGAACGTGTGCCCCGAACCCTACTGGAAGCTCCGCTACAAAGGCGCCTCAGAGGACGTGTTCTTCCTTACCACCAACGACAAGGTGGAAGGATTTGTAAGTACGATGCAGGCTCTTGCTGCCGAGGTAGGGTACGCTGCCTCTGACTTAGGAGTCTATGTCCAGCCAGTGGTGCAAGGTACGGCTTGTCACGTAGAGTTCAACCTCTTCTACGATCCAGGTGACAGCAAAGAAGTCGAGCGGACTAGATGTCTTGCCGGCATTGCCACGAAAGCGTTCTTGGATGATGGCGCCTTCTTCTCTCGTCCATACGGCGAGTATGCCCGGGACATCATGAATCGCGATGCTGCGTCGCTAGATGTGCTTAAGAAGCTGAAGGGGATCTTTGATCCCAACAACATCATGAACCCGGGCAAGCTTTGCTTCTGAGCTTTGCTTCTGAGGCGAGGCCTGTTGGTGAGACATTGGTCGTAGCAGAAGGAAGGAGCGAGATGGCATTAGAAGAT containing:
- a CDS encoding FAD-binding protein, giving the protein MRGWDQTPVRIAADVLVLGAGGAGMCAALKAREIGADVLMVDKCGIGYNGQVPIGGGILAYIYPSYVETWVEKVTRQSHFFNNQEWTYLFGRSMDPVTTELAKLGLTFLRKEGEIEILTWGPNIHVTLFDAPKSLVALKRTAAARGVRMMDKIFAVDLLKKDDRVVGAVAFGLVDGRVYVFDAKAVIVATGNCGYQHEKTYSSVQGEGPAMGYRAGAKLTNAEFNSMYVWGAKVLGKELMGIHYYLYLENARGEKIMGKHYPELMVGKHAVYTFDPRVIDAMYKEVQAGLGPIYLNLTGLSEEEIAGLAEDVVEELSHLMANDSMRLLREKAGIDPTKERIEMWPRLLYTGGGMLVDTECRTTVPGLWAAGGACSTLWTNGGGGQGGLGVQNAAVTGFVAGESAAKWAAETTLVRADDAHVEQVVGRIIEPLVREGAGDPYEVTYRVHEAIVPMKYNRIREATRMREALGILADAREKLSRISVRNFHDLARYHSAESMLMAAEFTYQAALMRQESRSQHYREDFPARDDANWLKWITIEKGANGPELGVVPVPLEKYPLKPDWWPALSGN
- a CDS encoding FAD-binding oxidoreductase yields the protein MVSKERLAEIVGAANVSSEPDVLEQYARDVSFVNHTRPAYVVKPHTAQEVKDLVKLANESRTPLVPVSSGPPHFRGDTVPTAGGAVVVDLSEMKRIVFVDRPRRVAMVEPGVTFGELIPAATKEGIRLNMPLLPRTTKTVVGSMLEREPVVMPKYQWDISDPLACVEVIFGTGDDFRTGQAAGPGTIEEQWQVGGVQKAPYGPHITAWHRLIQGAQGTIGIVTWASLRCELLPRLQEPYVVASAQLGPLVEMAAWLIRLRMANECFILSNANLAAIFAEDWPNDYVKLKASLPSWTLFYVLAGYEYFPEERVASYQKQVVSLCQRLALEPLRAVGGLSARSIMKAVQNVCPEPYWKLRYKGASEDVFFLTTNDKVEGFVSTMQALAAEVGYAASDLGVYVQPVVQGTACHVEFNLFYDPGDSKEVERTRCLAGIATKAFLDDGAFFSRPYGEYARDIMNRDAASLDVLKKLKGIFDPNNIMNPGKLCF